The Daphnia pulicaria isolate SC F1-1A chromosome 12, SC_F0-13Bv2, whole genome shotgun sequence genome contains a region encoding:
- the LOC124316431 gene encoding uncharacterized protein LOC124316431, giving the protein MKLALSFFLAVLVVMSHQQFQRNPYHMMFDAFPWLSPLPRYPVNPAFYYDYETATVSIPSNLKNDDVYPVENNRNVFSPEDEGEEYADTQSRVKGFSLNRPRPSSQQDDDQQNNARFLYNIDTTTARPYNHPFFKTATFTSTVTLSLNSIQNCVPANEVIANVQPCQPNQQAIVGRRRRDNVIDDFSYLPEDTQFPPINPSNTFNLMPTVLSNLNDDNLDLLSSSMNDIDLPNLSRSEDDQHNFREKRFFINKNRFVALSVSTSFVFVNSTIRATVNLLNPVPAPGAGPCVPVPAIPAPVAPAVPVTCVGCLPPDFVVCPPPVAG; this is encoded by the exons ATGAAGTTAGCTCTCAGCTTTTTCTTGGCCGTTCTTGTGGTTATGTCTCATCAGCAGTTTCAGCGCAATCCCTATCATATGATGTTTGACGCGTTTCCTTGGCTGTCGCCATTGCCGCGCTACCCAGTCAACCCCGCGTTCTACTACGACTATGAAACAGCAACAGTATCTATACCATCAAATCTAAAA AACGACGACGTTTATCCAGTTGAAAATAATCGCAACGTTTTCAGCCCCGAAGACGAAGGGGAAGAATACGCCGACACCCAATCGAGGGTCAAGGGATTCAGTCTCAACCGGCCTCGGCCTTCTTCCCAGCAAGACGACGACCAGCAAAATAATGCCCGTTTTTTGTACAACATCGATACTACTACTGCAAGGCCTTACAatcatcctttttttaaaacggcGACGTTTACGTCCACCGTTACTTTAAGccttaattcaattcaaaattgtgTTCCCGCAAACGAAGTTATTGCTAACGTTCAACCTTGTCAACCAAATCAACAAGCTATTGTCGGTCGCAGAAGACGTGACAACGTAATAGACGACTTTTCCTATTTACCGGAAGACACTCAATTTCCTCCTATCAATCCTTCTAATACATTCAA TTTGATGCCAACTGTACTTTCGAATTTAAATGATGACAATTTAGACCTACTTTCGTCGTCTATGAACGACATTGACCTTCCGAATCTTTCAAGATCCGAAGACGACCAGCACAATttcagagagaaaagattttttattaacaaaaaCCGATTTGTTGCATTGTCAGTTTCCACGAGTTTTGTATTTGTAAATTCTACTATTCGCGCGACGGTCAATCTCCTTAACCCAGTTCCAGCTCCAGGTGCAGGTCCATGTGTACCTGTACCAGCAATACCTGCACCAGTAGCTCCAGCAGTTCCAGTAACGTGCGTTGGATGTTTACCCCCAGATTTCGTTGTATGCCCTCCCCCTGTCGCTGGATAA